A single Primulina eburnea isolate SZY01 chromosome 11, ASM2296580v1, whole genome shotgun sequence DNA region contains:
- the LOC140805016 gene encoding uncharacterized protein — MARGALLHLARSQTRRWTSVARFSPCPQTIGSKIDTNPVLKFTQVYKRMSSRASTSEDANKISIGPQNRKEEENKEMGTGVVYCGPISNTIKKVKLLSLSTCCLSVSLGPVITFMTSPDMNVILKGAVASTVIFLSASTTAALHWFVSPYIHKLRWQPGSDSFEVEMLSWLATRLPRTIKFADIRPAETNRPFVTFKANGKFYFVDAEHCHNKALLAKLTPQKQAHGSAFKNL, encoded by the coding sequence TTGCTAGGTTTAGTCCATGCCCACAAACAATTGGTTCCAAAATTGACACCAACCCTGTCTTGAAGTTTACCCAAGTTTACAAACGGATGTCATCTCGAGCTTCAACATCTGAAGACGCCAACAAGATTAGTATTGGACCTCAGAACAGGAAAGAAGAGGAAAATAAAGAAATGGGCACAGGTGTTGTCTATTGCGGTCCCATATCAAATACTATCAAGAAAGTGAAGCTCCTCTCCCTTTCCACCTGCTGCCTCTCTGTTTCATTAGGGCCCGTCATCACTTTCATGACATCACCTGATATGAATGTTATTCTAAAGGGGGCAGTGGCATCTACCGTTATATTCCTCAGTGCTTCTACTACTGCTGCCCTTCACTGGTTTGTGAGCCCTTACATCCACAAACTGAGATGGCAACCTGGTTCAGACAGCTTTGAGGTAGAGATGTTGTCATGGCTGGCAACACGTTTACCAAGAACCATCAAGTTTGCAGATATTCGACCTGCAGAAACAAATAGGCCTTTTGTGACCTTCAAGGCTAATggtaaattttattttgttgatgCGGAGCACTGCCACAACAAGGCATTGTTGGCAAAGCTGACCCCTCAAAAGCAAGCTCATGGGTCCGCCTTCAAGAACTTGTGA